In Thermotomaculum hydrothermale, a single genomic region encodes these proteins:
- a CDS encoding acyl-CoA dehydrogenase family protein, which translates to MAEKRFLKGGEYLITPMEESEIFTVEELDEEIIEFGKTAEKFMREKVLPNAKEIDNHNFDLLISLIKEAGELGLLSIDVPEDYDGLGLDKKTAMYVAEKMGIEASFLTAFAAHTGIGTLPLVYFGNEEQKQKYLTKLATGEWIGAYALTEPGAGSDAMNIKTKAVLSEDGKYYILNGTKQFITNAGFADLFTVFAKIDGEKFTAFLVEKGTEGLSFGPEEEKMGIKGSSTREVILEDVKVPVENVLGEIGKGHKIAFGVLNIGRFKLGVVCLGAIKEALSIGTKYAKERKQFGIELAKFGLIKEKIANMAYRAYALESAVYRTAGLIDNEIEKIDKSDPAYNQKVLDAIGEYAIESSVIKVLGSEWLDYAVDEVVQIHGGYGFSEEYPAAKMYRDARINRIFEGTNEINRILIPAMLARKALKKELPLLEFENVIVDEIKNPMKQPRPAQGILGNEVRYIELAKRVAMFLAGVGMKKFGEKIKKEEEMLAILADLCMGIYTAESAILRTRKFAEMNGEDKVGLRVAATQLYVNEFLSQVPALAQKALTYMFEGPKLKEQTLAIKTFMPTYAINEIGLKKQIADLVIEEEKYPF; encoded by the coding sequence ATGGCTGAAAAAAGATTTTTAAAGGGCGGTGAATATTTAATTACACCTATGGAAGAATCAGAAATCTTTACAGTGGAAGAGCTTGATGAAGAAATTATTGAGTTCGGAAAAACCGCTGAAAAATTTATGAGGGAAAAGGTACTTCCCAACGCAAAGGAGATTGATAATCACAATTTTGATTTGCTAATCAGCTTAATTAAAGAAGCGGGAGAACTTGGTCTTTTATCAATTGATGTTCCAGAAGATTACGATGGCTTGGGATTAGACAAAAAAACAGCAATGTATGTCGCTGAAAAAATGGGGATAGAGGCGTCATTCTTAACTGCATTTGCAGCACATACTGGAATTGGTACTCTTCCACTTGTTTACTTTGGTAATGAAGAGCAGAAGCAAAAATACCTTACAAAGCTTGCAACTGGTGAATGGATTGGTGCTTATGCTTTAACAGAGCCTGGAGCAGGTTCAGATGCTATGAACATTAAAACTAAGGCTGTACTTTCAGAAGATGGCAAATACTACATTTTAAACGGCACAAAACAGTTTATTACAAATGCAGGTTTTGCTGATTTGTTTACCGTCTTTGCGAAGATTGACGGAGAGAAATTTACTGCATTTTTAGTTGAAAAAGGAACTGAAGGGTTATCATTCGGCCCTGAAGAAGAAAAAATGGGTATTAAAGGCTCATCAACAAGGGAAGTTATCCTTGAAGATGTAAAAGTTCCTGTTGAAAATGTTTTGGGAGAAATCGGCAAAGGCCACAAAATTGCTTTTGGTGTTTTAAACATCGGAAGGTTTAAATTAGGCGTGGTTTGTCTTGGTGCAATAAAAGAGGCACTCTCAATTGGAACAAAGTATGCAAAAGAAAGAAAACAATTCGGTATAGAGCTTGCAAAGTTCGGACTTATAAAAGAAAAAATTGCAAATATGGCATACAGGGCATACGCTCTTGAATCTGCTGTATACAGAACAGCCGGTTTAATAGACAATGAAATTGAGAAGATAGACAAATCAGACCCGGCTTACAACCAGAAGGTTCTTGACGCTATTGGAGAATACGCTATTGAATCCTCTGTAATCAAAGTATTAGGCTCTGAATGGCTTGATTACGCTGTTGACGAAGTTGTGCAGATTCACGGCGGATACGGTTTTTCAGAAGAATATCCTGCTGCAAAAATGTACAGAGATGCAAGGATTAACAGAATATTTGAAGGAACAAATGAAATTAACAGAATTCTTATCCCTGCAATGCTTGCAAGAAAGGCATTAAAGAAAGAGCTTCCTCTCTTAGAGTTTGAAAATGTTATTGTTGACGAAATCAAAAACCCAATGAAACAACCAAGACCAGCTCAGGGAATATTGGGCAATGAAGTAAGATACATTGAGCTTGCCAAGAGAGTTGCAATGTTCCTTGCAGGCGTTGGGATGAAAAAATTTGGTGAAAAGATTAAGAAAGAAGAAGAAATGCTTGCAATTTTAGCAGACCTCTGCATGGGAATATACACTGCAGAATCTGCAATCTTGAGAACAAGAAAGTTTGCTGAAATGAATGGTGAAGACAAAGTTGGTTTAAGGGTTGCTGCAACACAACTTTATGTTAACGAATTCCTCTCACAAGTACCTGCACTTGCACAGAAAGCACTCACCTATATGTTTGAAGGTCCAAAACTTAAAGAGCAGACCCTTGCAATAAAAACATTTATGCCAACTTATGCAATCAACGAAATTGGCTTGAAAAAACAGATTGCTGACCTTGTTATAGAAGAAGAGAAATATCCTTTCTAA
- a CDS encoding endonuclease Q family protein, with amino-acid sequence MLLALDLHSHSGYSGGVGKISLKKIKESMDKKGIDVFGTGDCLHPFWLNKLMSNLIEVKEGIFALSPKDNKYFILQTEIVLTAPITKNRRKSVHTVLLFPSFSTAEKVINLFRNYGVKNTIGRPFVTFQSTEEVSDFLFTLKAIDPLITIFPAHIMTPDGIFGSNNPITYLEDFFGEYTENIKLLETGLSADPEMLEKIPQCRERNYISNSDCHSHAIHRIGREFTLVEVDEISYPAIVKALEGNGIVSTYEFNPREGKFYASGHRKGKYNHPQHFYTEDSENLICPHCKKPYTKGVKHRIEELSKAQKLNIPIKKERKFKRIIPLVEVIAHGLNVKTLTSKRVISIYEKIVEIAGSEVALWLKSIDFIEKELSPFLDDKLLKTIISVHKGEFTFDPPGFDGEYGKLKIFV; translated from the coding sequence TTGCTTCTTGCTCTTGATTTACACTCCCATAGTGGCTATTCCGGTGGAGTTGGGAAAATAAGTTTGAAAAAAATAAAAGAATCAATGGACAAAAAGGGGATTGATGTATTTGGAACAGGGGATTGCCTCCACCCATTCTGGCTAAACAAATTAATGAGTAATTTAATTGAAGTAAAAGAAGGAATTTTCGCCCTTTCTCCTAAAGATAACAAATACTTTATCCTTCAAACAGAAATTGTTTTAACGGCACCAATTACCAAAAATAGAAGAAAATCGGTTCACACAGTTTTGCTTTTCCCATCCTTTTCAACAGCAGAAAAGGTAATTAATCTTTTTAGAAACTATGGAGTTAAAAACACAATAGGAAGGCCATTTGTTACCTTTCAATCTACTGAAGAGGTATCTGATTTTTTATTTACCCTTAAAGCAATTGACCCTTTAATTACAATATTTCCTGCACACATAATGACTCCAGACGGAATTTTCGGCTCAAACAATCCAATAACCTATCTTGAGGATTTTTTTGGAGAATACACCGAAAATATCAAACTATTAGAAACCGGATTAAGCGCTGACCCGGAAATGCTTGAAAAAATCCCCCAATGCAGGGAAAGAAATTATATCTCAAACAGTGATTGCCACTCTCATGCAATACACAGGATTGGAAGGGAGTTTACCCTTGTTGAAGTTGATGAAATCTCGTACCCGGCAATTGTTAAAGCACTTGAAGGAAATGGTATAGTATCAACATACGAATTCAACCCAAGAGAGGGAAAATTTTACGCATCAGGGCATAGAAAGGGGAAGTACAATCACCCACAGCATTTTTATACCGAAGATAGTGAAAACTTAATTTGTCCCCATTGCAAAAAACCCTATACAAAGGGAGTAAAACACAGAATTGAAGAGTTAAGTAAAGCACAAAAATTAAATATCCCAATTAAAAAAGAGAGAAAATTTAAAAGGATTATCCCTCTTGTTGAGGTAATTGCACATGGGTTAAATGTAAAAACTTTGACATCAAAAAGAGTTATATCTATCTACGAAAAAATAGTTGAGATAGCAGGAAGTGAAGTTGCTCTCTGGTTGAAATCCATTGATTTTATTGAAAAAGAATTATCGCCTTTCTTAGATGACAAATTATTAAAAACTATAATTTCAGTCCACAAAGGAGAATTTACTTTCGACCCTCCAGGGTTTGACGGAGAATACGGAAAATTAAAAATCTTTGTTTAA
- a CDS encoding FprA family A-type flavoprotein encodes MRKLKDKIFEVGAIDWDRTLFDELVPLPDGTSYNSYLILGSEKTALIDTVEPYKKDIFFRHIKEVGIDRIDYLISNHAEQDHSGCIPFVLEKYPDCKVVTNAKCKSFLIEHLHIPDEKFIEIKEGDTISLGDKTLEFIMTPWVHWPETMSTYLQEDKILFSCDFFGSHRATSNLFVKDEYKVVEDAKRYYAEIMMPFRSHIKRNIEKIEKKEIDIIAPSHGPVYDKPSLIIDAYKDWISDRVENKVLIPFVSMHDSTEHLVNELVERLMNKGIEVIPYNLTVTDVGEFAMALVDAGTIVFGSPYVLGGLHPQCVYAAYLANALRPKVKFVSMIGSFGWGGKGVEQLKSLISNLKAEWIEPVMVKGLAKEEDFERLDNFVEEIVKRHESL; translated from the coding sequence ATGAGAAAGTTAAAAGATAAAATTTTCGAAGTTGGTGCAATTGATTGGGATAGAACCCTTTTTGACGAACTTGTGCCTTTACCAGATGGAACAAGTTATAATTCATATTTGATTTTAGGAAGTGAAAAAACAGCATTAATTGATACTGTTGAACCTTATAAAAAAGATATTTTTTTCAGACACATAAAAGAGGTTGGTATTGACAGAATTGACTATTTGATTTCAAATCATGCAGAGCAAGATCATTCAGGATGCATTCCCTTTGTTCTTGAAAAATACCCGGATTGCAAGGTTGTAACAAACGCAAAGTGCAAAAGTTTTTTAATTGAGCACCTTCATATTCCAGATGAAAAATTTATTGAAATTAAAGAGGGTGATACTATTTCTTTAGGGGATAAAACACTTGAATTTATTATGACTCCCTGGGTTCACTGGCCTGAAACAATGTCAACCTATTTACAGGAAGATAAAATTTTATTTTCCTGTGATTTTTTTGGCTCCCACAGGGCTACATCAAACCTCTTTGTAAAGGATGAGTACAAAGTTGTGGAAGACGCTAAAAGGTACTATGCAGAAATCATGATGCCTTTCAGGTCTCACATAAAAAGAAATATTGAAAAGATAGAAAAGAAAGAAATTGATATAATTGCCCCATCTCATGGCCCTGTATATGACAAACCATCTTTGATTATTGATGCATACAAGGACTGGATTTCAGACAGGGTTGAAAACAAGGTTTTAATTCCATTTGTGTCAATGCACGATAGTACCGAGCACCTTGTTAATGAGTTAGTTGAAAGGTTAATGAATAAAGGAATTGAAGTGATTCCTTACAATTTAACAGTCACCGATGTTGGAGAGTTTGCAATGGCTTTGGTGGATGCAGGCACCATTGTTTTTGGTTCTCCCTATGTGTTAGGTGGTTTGCACCCGCAATGCGTGTATGCTGCATACCTTGCAAATGCTTTAAGGCCAAAAGTTAAATTTGTCTCTATGATAGGTTCATTCGGCTGGGGGGGAAAGGGAGTTGAGCAGTTAAAATCTCTTATTTCTAACCTTAAAGCTGAATGGATTGAGCCTGTTATGGTAAAAGGACTTGCCAAAGAAGAAGATTTTGAAAGGCTGGACAATTTTGTAGAAGAGATTGTTAAGAGGCATGAGAGCCTTTAG
- a CDS encoding peroxiredoxin, with protein sequence MYNEGDKVKDFCLPGLSAEGEEKEFCLKDFLGKGKKVVVYFYPKDNTPGCTTEACDFRDNLNSIGDKAFVLGISPDSIASHKKFKEKFELNFPLLSDTEKKVMEDFGAYGEKKMYGKVRMGVIRSTFILDEDGKILKAMRNVRAKGHVEKVKKILEEL encoded by the coding sequence ATGTATAATGAGGGAGATAAAGTTAAAGATTTTTGCCTTCCAGGATTATCCGCTGAAGGCGAGGAAAAAGAGTTTTGTTTAAAGGATTTTCTTGGAAAAGGTAAAAAAGTTGTTGTGTATTTTTATCCCAAAGATAACACGCCAGGTTGCACAACTGAAGCCTGTGATTTTAGAGATAACTTAAATTCAATAGGTGATAAAGCATTTGTGTTGGGAATTAGCCCTGACAGTATTGCAAGCCACAAAAAATTTAAAGAAAAGTTTGAGTTAAATTTTCCACTTCTCTCCGATACTGAAAAAAAGGTTATGGAAGATTTTGGTGCTTATGGTGAGAAAAAGATGTATGGAAAGGTTAGAATGGGTGTTATTCGCTCAACATTTATCCTTGATGAAGATGGAAAGATTTTAAAAGCAATGAGGAATGTAAGGGCAAAAGGGCATGTTGAAAAGGTAAAGAAAATTCTTGAAGAGTTATAA
- a CDS encoding vitamin B12-dependent ribonucleotide reductase: MKIKRFFTKDKSPYAGLNFVKRDSKIINPDGTVIFEAKDIIVPENWSQVAVDILVQKYFRKAGVPKKTKKVKEKGIPEWIQRSVPDEEYLEKLPEEERFGSETDSRQVFERLAGTWTYWGYKYGYFDTEDDAKAYYDEMLYMLSHQIAAPNSPQWFNTGLYWAYGIDGPSQGHYYVDPDTKEVKKSTSAYERPQPHACFILSIDDTLVNPGGIMDLWVREARIFKYGSGSGTNFSKIRGKGEPLSGGGYSSGLMSFLKIGDRAAGAIKSGGTTRRAAKMVILNLDHPDIEEFIDWKVKEEQKVAALVSGSRQCNIHLNNVLKACNEGDGEDAFDPKKNLKLAEAVYNSRKAGIPDTYIYRVIQLAKQGVKEILFDEFDTAWESEAYNTVSGQNSNNSVRIPSKFFEILEKDGDWELTYRTSGEVAKKVKARDLFDKIGYAAWSCADPGVQFDTIINEWHTCPASGRINASNPCSEYMFLDNSACNLASLNLIKFYNAETGKFNVDAFIHATKLWTITLEISVLMAQFPSPEIADISYKFRTLGLGYANIGSLLMTMGLPYDSPDGRAIASAISGLMTGICYKISAEMAKELGTFEEFDKNKEHMLRVIRNHRRAIYNAKASEYEGLSVTPLPFKEDAVPKKLLKAARKAWDDALKLGEKHGFRNAQVTVLAPTGTIGLVMDCDTTGIEPDFALVKFKKLAGGGYFKIINRSIIPALKKLGYKENQIQAIVDYCLGTQSFSRTKSKLTREFLKSKGFSDATIDKIENSLPQMFDIESAFSVWNIGKETLEKELKIDSKLLDDFNFNLLKYLGLSDEEIKEANDDICGTMTVEGAPYLKEEHLAVFDCANKCGRYGKRYISPEGHLLMMAAVQPYISGAISKTVNLPNHATIEDVKDIYLKAHKYMLKAIALYRDGSKLSQPLSSFTDIDLNVDDIVEKNIGKVAEGLARKAVRERLPYRRAGYTQKAKIGGHSVFLRTGEYEDGRLGEIFVDMHKEGAAFRSLMNCFAIAVSLGLQYGVPLEEYVDAFVFTRFEPNGLVFGNPYIKMTTSVIDYIFRELAITYLNRFDLAQVEPEDIRSDAIRSEKEKKKNGNHPYSKNVNVEYNGSKNKKPDQLDDIAEKIRIAKMKGYEGDACPNCGNFTMVRNGTCLKCETCGSTSGCS; encoded by the coding sequence ATGAAGATTAAGAGGTTTTTTACCAAGGATAAGAGTCCCTATGCTGGTTTAAACTTTGTTAAAAGGGATTCAAAAATTATAAACCCAGATGGGACAGTTATATTTGAAGCAAAAGATATTATAGTGCCTGAAAATTGGTCTCAGGTTGCTGTTGATATTCTGGTTCAAAAGTATTTCAGGAAGGCTGGAGTTCCTAAAAAAACAAAAAAGGTTAAAGAAAAGGGAATCCCGGAGTGGATTCAAAGAAGTGTCCCAGATGAGGAGTATCTTGAAAAACTCCCTGAAGAAGAAAGATTTGGCAGTGAAACAGACTCAAGGCAGGTTTTTGAGAGGCTTGCAGGGACATGGACATACTGGGGTTACAAATACGGTTACTTTGATACAGAAGACGATGCAAAGGCTTATTACGATGAAATGCTTTACATGCTTTCTCATCAGATAGCAGCACCTAACTCTCCTCAATGGTTTAACACAGGCCTTTACTGGGCTTATGGAATAGATGGCCCCTCGCAGGGGCATTACTATGTTGACCCTGATACAAAAGAGGTAAAGAAATCCACAAGCGCATATGAAAGGCCTCAGCCACATGCATGCTTTATTCTTTCGATTGACGACACCCTTGTTAATCCTGGCGGTATTATGGATTTGTGGGTAAGAGAGGCGAGGATTTTCAAATACGGTTCAGGGTCAGGTACTAATTTTTCAAAGATAAGAGGAAAGGGAGAGCCGCTATCCGGAGGAGGATATTCTTCAGGGTTAATGAGTTTTCTGAAGATTGGAGACAGAGCCGCAGGAGCTATTAAATCTGGAGGAACAACAAGAAGAGCTGCAAAAATGGTTATTTTAAACCTTGACCACCCTGACATTGAGGAGTTTATTGACTGGAAGGTAAAGGAAGAGCAAAAGGTTGCTGCTTTGGTTTCTGGAAGCAGGCAGTGTAATATTCATCTGAATAATGTGTTAAAGGCATGCAATGAGGGAGATGGAGAAGACGCTTTTGACCCTAAAAAGAATTTAAAATTGGCAGAAGCAGTTTACAATTCAAGAAAGGCAGGAATTCCAGATACATACATTTACAGGGTGATACAGCTTGCAAAGCAGGGGGTTAAGGAAATTTTATTTGATGAATTTGATACAGCGTGGGAATCTGAGGCTTATAATACTGTTTCAGGCCAGAATTCAAACAACTCTGTTAGAATTCCGTCTAAGTTTTTTGAAATACTTGAAAAAGATGGTGATTGGGAGTTAACTTACAGGACAAGCGGAGAGGTTGCTAAAAAGGTTAAGGCAAGGGATTTATTCGACAAGATTGGGTATGCAGCCTGGAGTTGCGCAGACCCTGGAGTGCAGTTTGACACAATAATTAACGAATGGCACACCTGCCCGGCGTCAGGTAGGATAAATGCCTCAAACCCTTGCTCAGAGTATATGTTTCTTGACAATTCAGCATGCAACCTTGCGTCATTGAATTTGATTAAATTTTACAATGCTGAAACAGGCAAATTTAATGTTGATGCTTTTATCCATGCGACAAAACTCTGGACAATTACCCTTGAGATCTCCGTTTTAATGGCTCAATTTCCAAGCCCTGAAATAGCGGATATCTCTTATAAATTCAGAACACTTGGCCTTGGTTACGCAAATATTGGAAGCCTATTAATGACAATGGGGTTACCCTATGATTCCCCTGATGGAAGGGCTATTGCCTCTGCAATTTCTGGTTTAATGACTGGAATTTGCTATAAAATATCAGCGGAAATGGCAAAAGAGTTAGGCACTTTTGAGGAGTTTGATAAAAACAAAGAGCATATGTTAAGGGTTATTAGAAATCATAGAAGGGCAATATACAATGCAAAGGCAAGTGAATACGAAGGATTAAGTGTAACTCCTTTACCGTTTAAAGAGGATGCTGTTCCGAAAAAACTTTTAAAAGCGGCAAGAAAAGCATGGGATGATGCACTAAAGTTAGGAGAAAAGCATGGGTTCAGGAATGCACAGGTTACAGTGCTTGCCCCCACAGGGACCATTGGGCTTGTTATGGATTGTGATACAACCGGAATTGAGCCTGATTTTGCCCTTGTAAAGTTTAAAAAACTTGCAGGTGGCGGTTATTTTAAGATTATCAACCGCTCAATAATCCCTGCTTTAAAAAAGTTAGGATATAAAGAAAATCAGATTCAGGCTATTGTAGATTATTGCCTTGGTACTCAGAGTTTTTCAAGAACTAAGTCAAAACTGACAAGAGAGTTTTTAAAGTCAAAGGGCTTTTCTGATGCAACTATAGATAAAATAGAAAACTCTCTTCCTCAAATGTTTGACATTGAATCTGCTTTTTCTGTCTGGAATATTGGAAAAGAAACCCTTGAAAAAGAGTTGAAGATTGATTCTAAACTATTAGATGATTTCAATTTTAATCTTTTAAAATACTTAGGTTTAAGTGATGAAGAAATAAAGGAAGCAAATGACGATATTTGCGGAACAATGACTGTTGAAGGAGCGCCTTATCTAAAAGAAGAACATTTAGCAGTGTTTGACTGTGCAAATAAGTGTGGAAGGTATGGAAAGAGGTATATTTCCCCTGAAGGCCACCTATTGATGATGGCAGCGGTACAACCGTACATTTCAGGGGCAATTTCAAAGACTGTTAACCTTCCAAACCATGCAACTATTGAGGATGTGAAAGATATCTATTTAAAAGCCCATAAATATATGCTTAAAGCAATTGCCCTGTATAGAGATGGTTCAAAACTCTCACAGCCTCTTTCCTCCTTTACAGACATTGATTTAAATGTTGATGACATAGTTGAGAAAAACATAGGCAAGGTTGCTGAAGGCCTTGCAAGAAAAGCTGTGAGGGAAAGACTGCCGTACAGAAGGGCAGGGTACACTCAAAAGGCAAAAATTGGTGGGCATTCAGTATTTTTAAGAACTGGCGAATACGAAGATGGAAGGCTTGGAGAGATTTTTGTTGATATGCATAAAGAGGGTGCTGCTTTCAGAAGTTTAATGAACTGCTTTGCAATTGCTGTTTCTCTGGGCTTACAGTACGGTGTGCCCCTTGAAGAATATGTTGATGCTTTCGTTTTTACAAGGTTTGAGCCAAATGGATTGGTTTTTGGTAACCCATACATAAAGATGACAACTTCAGTGATTGATTACATATTTAGAGAGCTTGCAATTACCTATCTTAACAGGTTTGACCTTGCGCAGGTTGAGCCAGAGGATATTCGCTCTGACGCAATAAGAAGCGAAAAGGAAAAAAAGAAAAACGGTAATCATCCTTACTCTAAAAATGTGAATGTTGAATACAATGGCAGTAAAAACAAGAAACCTGACCAGCTTGATGATATTGCTGAAAAAATAAGAATTGCAAAAATGAAGGGATATGAGGGAGACGCATGTCCAAATTGTGGAAACTTTACAATGGTTAGAAACGGCACATGTCTAAAATGTGAAACATGTGGTTCAACCTCCGGTTGCAGTTGA
- a CDS encoding MFS transporter, whose amino-acid sequence MSVFKRFPETFWVANTVELLERLAYYGMNIILALYLTQRVGFSDKEALSLSGAFILFLYFLPTFSGAIADKIGFRKALIIAFLTLFSGYFLLALFPVKLMAIVSLILIAIGGSFVKPTISGSVAKLSPEGESKLGFAIFYMIVNIGGFLGKVIVKPMRLNIGNWLRESDFDALKAYVKTLPPFDINSPLVRGAMEKMKGFTPEQVRDILQWQSFGMQVACTFSAIMALVALTLVILKFEDKTIQTGDKPSVSQVVSSIVTVFKDVRFLLFILIFAGFEIMFWQLYLAMPLYIQREISPVAPMEWLVAINPGMIMIFQLPVAKLTSRLSSLKAMALGLSICIVSMIIMGNFPTMTGVIIAIMTFALGEMTFQPRFLDYVASIAPKDKIGLYLGFAHIKVAVGSFLGGWIAGILVSKYCPIEGARNPLMLWGSFAVIGLISLIAFFIYQKTFGNLHENGVA is encoded by the coding sequence ATGAGCGTTTTTAAAAGGTTTCCTGAAACATTCTGGGTTGCAAATACTGTTGAATTGTTGGAAAGGCTTGCTTACTATGGTATGAACATTATACTTGCCCTTTATTTAACTCAGAGGGTGGGATTTTCAGATAAAGAGGCTCTAAGTTTAAGTGGTGCATTTATCTTATTTTTATACTTTTTGCCTACATTTAGCGGTGCTATAGCAGATAAAATTGGGTTTAGAAAGGCTTTAATAATTGCTTTTTTGACTCTGTTTTCAGGTTATTTTTTACTTGCTCTTTTCCCTGTAAAATTGATGGCAATAGTTTCATTGATTCTAATTGCTATAGGTGGTTCTTTTGTTAAACCAACTATATCCGGTTCTGTTGCCAAACTTTCACCTGAGGGAGAGAGTAAATTAGGCTTTGCCATTTTTTACATGATTGTTAATATCGGTGGTTTTTTAGGAAAGGTTATTGTTAAGCCTATGAGATTAAACATAGGAAACTGGCTCAGGGAGAGTGATTTTGATGCATTAAAGGCCTATGTTAAAACACTTCCACCATTTGATATAAATTCCCCACTTGTTAGAGGGGCTATGGAGAAAATGAAAGGCTTCACTCCGGAACAGGTCAGGGATATTCTTCAATGGCAGAGCTTTGGAATGCAGGTCGCCTGTACATTTTCTGCAATAATGGCACTTGTTGCTCTTACTCTCGTAATTTTAAAGTTTGAGGATAAGACAATTCAGACAGGGGACAAGCCTTCTGTTTCTCAGGTTGTTTCAAGTATTGTAACAGTTTTTAAAGATGTTAGGTTTTTGCTTTTTATTTTAATTTTTGCAGGTTTTGAGATTATGTTCTGGCAACTTTACCTTGCAATGCCTCTCTATATTCAAAGAGAGATATCACCAGTTGCCCCTATGGAGTGGCTTGTTGCTATAAATCCAGGTATGATAATGATTTTTCAATTACCTGTTGCAAAATTAACTTCAAGGCTATCCTCTTTAAAGGCAATGGCTTTAGGGCTTTCAATATGTATTGTTTCAATGATAATAATGGGCAATTTCCCAACAATGACAGGGGTTATAATTGCAATAATGACATTTGCTCTTGGAGAGATGACATTTCAACCAAGGTTTTTAGACTATGTTGCTTCAATTGCACCGAAGGATAAAATAGGGCTATATTTAGGTTTTGCACATATTAAGGTTGCTGTTGGCTCTTTTTTAGGTGGCTGGATAGCTGGCATTCTTGTTTCAAAATACTGTCCGATAGAGGGGGCAAGGAATCCCTTAATGTTATGGGGTTCTTTTGCTGTAATAGGGTTGATTTCCCTTATTGCATTTTTTATATATCAAAAGACTTTTGGCAACCTTCACGAAAATGGGGTGGCGTAG